Part of the Kitasatospora sp. NBC_01266 genome, CGTCGGCGAGCCGGCCGCCAGCCACGAGAACCAGATCGCGCTGGACGCCGGGCCCAGCTCGCTGACCGTCACGGTCGGCTTCGGCGCGAGCCTGTTCGACAAGGCGGGCCTGGCCGACCGCCGACCGCCCGCGCTGACCCCGCTGCCCGCGTTCCCGCTGGACGCGATCGACCCGGCCCGCAGCGACGGCGACCTGTGGGTGCAGATCGGCGCGGACGACGCGCTGGTGGCCTTCCACGCGCTGCGGGTACTGCAGCAGCAGGCGGACCCCACCGCCACCGTGCGCTGGCAGATGGCCGGGTTCGCCCGTACCCCCGGCGCCACCGCCAAGCCGATGACCGGGCGCAACCTGATGGGCCAGGTGGACGGCACCAACAACCCCAAGCCCACCGATCCGGACTTCGCCGCCAAGGTCTTCGCCACCGGCCCCGACTGGATGGCGGGCGGCTGCTACGCCGTGCTGCGGCGGATCCGGATGCTGCTGGACGACTGGGAGAACCTGCCGACGGACCGTCAGGAGCGGTTCATCGGACGGCGCAAGTCCGATGGCGCGCCGCTCTCCGGCGGCACCGAGACCACCCCGGTCGACCTGACCCGGCAGAACCCGGACGGCACCCTGGCGATCCCCGCCGACGCTCACATCCGGGTCGCCGCGGCGACCTCCAACGGCGGCGCGGCGATGCTGCGGCGCGGCTTCTCCTACGCCGACGGGACGATGCCCGACGGCTCCCCGGACGCCGGCCTGCTCTTCGTCGCGTTCCAGGCCGACCCGGCCCGCGGCTTCGTCCCGGTGCAGCAGAAGCTGGCCCGCGGCGACGGGCTCTCGCGGTTCCTGCGGCACGAGGCGAGCGGGCTGTACGCGGTGCCGCCCGGAGTGCCGGGCGGCGAAGGGTACCTGGGGCAGGCGCTGCTGGAGGGCTGATCCGGGCCGATCCGAGCCGATCCGGGCCACTGACCGGACCGCTGCGCCGGGCCGCTCCCGAAGTGGCTATGGTGGCAGGTCTGGTACCGGTCCACTCGAGCTCACGGAGGCGCGGCATGTCGGCGACCCGCTACACCTATCTGGGGCCGGCCGGCACCTTTACCGAGGCGGCGCTGCACACCCTGCCGGAGGCGGCCACCCGGGAGCTGGTGCCGCTGACCTCGGTGCAGGCCGCGCTGGACGCGGTGCGCGGCGGCGAGGCGGCCGGCGCCTTCGTGGCGATCGAGAGCTCGGTGGAGGGCGCGGTCACCGCGACCGCCGACGAACTGGCCTTCGGCTCACCGCTGATGATCTACCGCGAGGTGCTGCTGCCGATCAGCTTCGCGCTGCTGGTGCGCCCCGGCACCGAGCTGACCGACATCAAGACCGTCACCAGCCACCCGGTGGCCCAGCCGCAGGTGCGTCGCTGGCTGGGCACCCATCTGCCGGATGCCGCTTGGGAGGCCGCCGCCTCCAACGCGGACGGCGCCCGGCTGGTCCAGGAGGGGCAGGTGGACGGCGCCTTCGCCGGCGAGTTCGCCGCCGCGCTCTACGGGCTGCACCCGCTGGTCACCGACATCCACGACGCCGAGACCGCGACCACCCGCTTCGTGCTGGTCGGCCGGCAAGGCCGGGCCGCCTCGCCGACCGGCTGGGACAAGACCTCGATGGTGGTCTGGCTCGGCGACAACCACCCGGGCGCGCTCCTCGAACTGCTGCAGGAATTCGCGGTGCGCGGGGTCAACCTGATGCGGATCGAATCCCGGCCGACCGGCCAGGGGCTGGGAAACTACTGCTTCTCGATCGACTGCGAGGGCCATCTGAGCGACCGCCGGGTCGCCGAGGCGCTGATGGGCCTGCGGCGGATCTGCCCGCAGGTCCGGTTCCTCGGCTCGTATCCGCGCGCCGACCAGCGGGCCGCCATCGCGCGCCGGCCGGGTTCCTCGGACGAGGATTTCGTCGAGGCCGCGGATTGGCTGGCGCGCTGCCTGGACGGCCGCGGCGAAAGCTGACGGCCGCCCGCCGCCGACCCCCGGAACCGCTGGTCCGCCGCGCGTCAGCCGCACGTCATCCGCTGGTCGCCTTTCGGTCATCTCCCCGAAAGGCGACCGGAGGCCTCATCCACAGGGCCTTCTCCGGCCCGCTCCGCCGTCCACAGGCTGGGCTACTCGGCAGTTATCCACCGGTTATCCACAGGGCTGGGGATGAGTCGACAAAACGGCTTAGCCACTCCCAGGTCCGTTCTGATCATCGTCAAGCATGCCAAAACGGACTGATCACACCAGAGTCACCCTTCTCCGGGGAAACGCACCCCTCCGAGTGGTGGAATTCGCTCCGTCGAGATGGCAAAGCCAGGTTTGAAACCTGAGAAAACCGATTCGATAGCGCTGAATCCGGCCCGAGTCCGTCATCCACAGGACACCACCCCGGCCTGTGGACAAATAGCCGGTGTGGATCTCCCAGGGGCCAGTTATCCACAGGGATCAATACGTTATCCCCAGCCGGGTCGGACCCCGGTAGGCTTGCCCCCGTGATTGACCTTCGCCTGCTTCGTGAAGACCCTGACCGAGTGCGTGCCTCGCAGCGCGCCCGTGGCGAGGACGTCGACCTGGTCGACGCCCTGCTCTCCGCCGATGAGCGCCGCCGGTCCTCGGGCAGTCGCTTCGACGAGCTGCGCAATGAGCAGAAGGGTCTGGGCAAGCAGGTCGCCAAGGCCCAGGGCGAGGAGAAGACCGCCCTGCTCCAGCGCACCAAGGAGCTGGCCGCCGAGGTCAAGGCCGCCGACGCCGAACAGGGCGAGGCCAGGGAGGAGGCCGAGCGGCTGCTGCGCTCGCTGGCCAACCTGATCGACCCCGCCGCCCCGGTCGGTGGCGAGGAGGACTTCGTCACGCTGGAGGAGATCGGCACCCCGCGCGACTTCGCGGCCGAGGGCTTCGAGCCCCGCGACCACGTGGAGCTCGGTCAGCTGCTCGGCGCGATCGACATGGAGCGCGGGGCCAAGGTGGCCGGCGCCCGTTCCTACTACCTGACCGGCTCCGGCGCCCTGCTGGAGCTGGCCCTGGTCAACATGGCGATGGCCCAGGCCACCGCGCTCGGGTTCATCCCGATGATCACCCCGGCCCTGGTCCGCCCGGCCGCCATGGACGGCACCGGCTTCCTCGGCCAGGCCGCCGAGAACGTGTACCACCTGGAGCAGGAGGACCGGTACCTGGTCGGTACCAGCGAGGTCCCGCTCGCGGCGTACCACATGGACGAGATCCTGGACGCCGAGAAGCTCCCGCTGCGCTACGCCGGCTTCTCCTCCTGCTTCCGCCGGGAGGCCGGGACCTACGGCAAGGACACCCGCGGCATCATCCGGGTGCACCAGTTCGAGAAGGTCGAGATGTTCGTCTACACCACCCCGGAGGAGGCACCGGCCGAGCACCGCCGCCTGCTCCAGTGGGAGAAGGACTTCCTCAACGCGCTGGAGCTGCCCTACCGGGTGATCGACGTCGCCTCCGGCGACCTCGGCTCCTCGGCCGCCCGCAAGTTCGACATCGAGGCCTGGATCCCGACCCAGGGCAAGTACCGCGAGGTCACCTCCACCTCGAACACCACCGAGTACCAGTCCCGCCGGCTGTCGATCCGGATGCGCGAGGAGGGCAAGGTCCGCCCGCTGGCCACCCTCAACGGCACCCTGGCCGCCATCCCGCGGCTGATCGTGGCGATCCTGGAGAACCACCAGCAGGCCGACGGCTCGGTGGTGGTCCCCGAGGCGCTGCGCCCGTTCCTGGGCGGCCGGACCACGCTGGACCCGGTCAAGTGACCGCCGGGTTGCCGTACCGGCTGATCGCCACCGATCTGGACGGCACCCTGCTCACCCCCGCGGAGACGGTCTCCGACCGGACCCGCGCCGCGCTGGCCGCCGCCACGGCGGCCGGTGCGGTCCACATCGTGGTGACCGGCCGGGCCGCGGGCTGGGCCCGTCCGGTCCTCGACGAGATCGGCTACACCGGGATCGCCGTCTGCGGTCAGGGTGCCCAGGTGTACGACGCCGGCGCGCACAAGCTGCTCACCTCGATGACCCTGGACCGCCGGGTCGGCCGGCTGGCGCTGGACAAGCTGGAAGCGGAGCTCGGCCCGCTGGCCGTGGCCGCCGTCCAGGACGGCCTGGCGAGCGCCGGGCTGGCGTTCGGCCCCTACCGGCTGGAGACCGCGAGCGACTTCTCGCTGCGCCAGGTGCTGGGCCGCGACGAGCTGTTCGCCGAGCCGATCAGCAAGCTCTTCCTGCAGCACCCGGAGCTGACGGACGACCAGCTGACCGCCGCCGCCCGGCGGATCGTCGGCGACCTGGTCGGCGTGACACTGGCCGGCCCGGGGATCATAGAGCTGCTGCCGCTGGGCCTGTCCAAGGCCACCGGACTGGCCGTCGCGGCCCGCCGGCTGGGGCTGCGGGCCGCCGACACCATCGCGTTCGGGGACATGCCCAACGACCTCCCGATGTTCCAGTGGGCCGCCCACGGGGTGGCGATGGCCAACGCGCACCAGGAACTGCTGGCGGTGGCCGACGAGGTGACCGCGAGCAACGCCGAGGACGGCGTCGCGGCAGTGCTCGAACGGCTCTACGGCTGACGGACGGCGACCCGGCTGACGGACGGTCGGCCGGGGTGCCGCTCCCGGCGGGTCAGCCGTTGTAGCTGAGCTTGGCGCACGGGTCGTCGTCGGCCGAACGGGCGTTGTCGGCGATGCTGGAGGGCAGCGGTCCAGGGGCCACCGGTGCCGCCGAACCGCCGGCCCCGGAAGCCCCACCGGCCGCCGCGAAGTCCTTGCCGAGGATCAGGTTCAGACCGCCCGCGCTGCTCTTCGCCAGCGTCGCCCCCGGGAAGAGCCGGGCCAGCTGCTGGGCCGCGGTCGCCTCGGCGGCGCCGTACTGGATCACCGTGGTGTCGTGGTCCTGCTCGGCCGCGTTGGCGGCGCCGGCCACGGTGAACCCGGCGTCCTTGAGCTTGGCGGCGGCCGAGCCGGTCAGCCCCCTGGTGGTGGTGCCGTTGTAGACCATGACCCTGGCGCCGGCGCCGTCCACCGCGGTGCTCGGGCTGCTGCTCGGACCCGGGGCGGGGCCGGCGGCGGGGCTGCCGGCGGCCGGGGCGTCGGCCTGCTGCCCACTGGCGTCCTGGCCGTCCAGCGTGCGGTCGGCCTTGAGCGCGGCCCAGAGCCGGTCCGAGTCCGGCTTCACCCAGGCCACCCGGGGACCCTCGAAACGCCAGGGGACGGTGACGAACTTGACGTCGTGCAGGTCGATGTTCTTCATCGACAGCCCGAAGCCGAGCAGCTTCTCGGCCGAGGCCAGGTCCGGGTCCACGGTGACCGACTTGGTGGCGGCATCGGCCAGCGGCAGCAGGGTGGTGGGGTCCATCCCCTGGCCCTTGACCTTCTT contains:
- the serS gene encoding serine--tRNA ligase, translated to MIDLRLLREDPDRVRASQRARGEDVDLVDALLSADERRRSSGSRFDELRNEQKGLGKQVAKAQGEEKTALLQRTKELAAEVKAADAEQGEAREEAERLLRSLANLIDPAAPVGGEEDFVTLEEIGTPRDFAAEGFEPRDHVELGQLLGAIDMERGAKVAGARSYYLTGSGALLELALVNMAMAQATALGFIPMITPALVRPAAMDGTGFLGQAAENVYHLEQEDRYLVGTSEVPLAAYHMDEILDAEKLPLRYAGFSSCFRREAGTYGKDTRGIIRVHQFEKVEMFVYTTPEEAPAEHRRLLQWEKDFLNALELPYRVIDVASGDLGSSAARKFDIEAWIPTQGKYREVTSTSNTTEYQSRRLSIRMREEGKVRPLATLNGTLAAIPRLIVAILENHQQADGSVVVPEALRPFLGGRTTLDPVK
- the efeB gene encoding iron uptake transporter deferrochelatase/peroxidase subunit, which gives rise to MATTGFSRRALLGGAGAGLAVGATGGALARAVAVPGAPSGPPALGAARVGWQGPHQAGITQPQQARVQLAAFDLAPGAGRDGLRSLLQQWSQTIARLTVGEPAASHENQIALDAGPSSLTVTVGFGASLFDKAGLADRRPPALTPLPAFPLDAIDPARSDGDLWVQIGADDALVAFHALRVLQQQADPTATVRWQMAGFARTPGATAKPMTGRNLMGQVDGTNNPKPTDPDFAAKVFATGPDWMAGGCYAVLRRIRMLLDDWENLPTDRQERFIGRRKSDGAPLSGGTETTPVDLTRQNPDGTLAIPADAHIRVAAATSNGGAAMLRRGFSYADGTMPDGSPDAGLLFVAFQADPARGFVPVQQKLARGDGLSRFLRHEASGLYAVPPGVPGGEGYLGQALLEG
- a CDS encoding HAD family hydrolase, whose amino-acid sequence is MTAGLPYRLIATDLDGTLLTPAETVSDRTRAALAAATAAGAVHIVVTGRAAGWARPVLDEIGYTGIAVCGQGAQVYDAGAHKLLTSMTLDRRVGRLALDKLEAELGPLAVAAVQDGLASAGLAFGPYRLETASDFSLRQVLGRDELFAEPISKLFLQHPELTDDQLTAAARRIVGDLVGVTLAGPGIIELLPLGLSKATGLAVAARRLGLRAADTIAFGDMPNDLPMFQWAAHGVAMANAHQELLAVADEVTASNAEDGVAAVLERLYG
- the pheA gene encoding prephenate dehydratase, giving the protein MSATRYTYLGPAGTFTEAALHTLPEAATRELVPLTSVQAALDAVRGGEAAGAFVAIESSVEGAVTATADELAFGSPLMIYREVLLPISFALLVRPGTELTDIKTVTSHPVAQPQVRRWLGTHLPDAAWEAAASNADGARLVQEGQVDGAFAGEFAAALYGLHPLVTDIHDAETATTRFVLVGRQGRAASPTGWDKTSMVVWLGDNHPGALLELLQEFAVRGVNLMRIESRPTGQGLGNYCFSIDCEGHLSDRRVAEALMGLRRICPQVRFLGSYPRADQRAAIARRPGSSDEDFVEAADWLARCLDGRGES